TCCGCGATGACGTAGGTCACGCTCTCGTTCCTCCTCGGTAGGGCTGTCCATATCGCGCGGGAGCGCGGCGTCGTCGATGCCCGCACCTAGTATCTCCGTTCCCGGGCACGATCCGAACAGGAGGGGCGGACAGAGCTGTGGAATTCACTGCGGGCGGACTGCTGGAGGTCCGGATTACCCCGGCTGACGTGGGTAAACGAGTCTCTGTACGACGGGTGGAGGGCGGGCTGAGCGGATCACCCGAGTTCACGGACACGGTCGGGGTTCTCACATCCTGGGACCAGGGTGTGCTGGTGATCACACGGAAGAACGGCCAGTCCGTCCGCATCGCGGAATCCTTGCTGGTCGCGGGCAAGGTGGTGCCCCCGGCACCGGCCCGCAGGCGGGGTCCGGCAGCCTCTTTCGAGGAGCTCTCGCGGATCGCGGCGCGGTCGTGGCAGCCGCTGGAGAGCGAGCCGCTGGGCGGGTGGACGCTGCGGGCCGCGGCCGGCTTCACCCGGCGGGCCAACTCCGTGCTGCCGCTCGGCGACCCCGGGATACCGCTGGACGATGCACTCGCGCGAGTGACCTCCTGGTACGCGGAGCGCGGGCTTCCGGCCTACGTGCAGGCCGCGACCGGGGCCGCCGGTACGCAGGAACTGCTGTGCGCGAAGCTGGAGCGCCGGGGCTGGGTGTCCGAGGTGTCCGCGGAGGTACGGATCGGGGCGCTGGCCCCCGTGGCCGACGTCGAGGCGCCCGCCGCCGGGTCCGTACGTCTGACCCGTGTCCCGGACGAGGAGTGGCTCGGCCGCTACGGGAAGGTCACCGATCCGGACCTGGCCCGCCGGATGCTGGTGGAGGGCCCGTCGGTGTGGTTCGCGGCGCTGCCGGGCGGCCGGGCCATCGGCCGGCTCGTGGTCGACGGGCGGTGGGCCGGTTTCGCGGCGGTGACCGTCGATCCGGAGCACCGCCGGGCGGGTCTGGCGACGGCCGTGATGGCGGCTCTGGCCGGCAAGGCCCTGGAGGAGGGCGCCTCGGCGGCGTGGCTCCAGGTGGAGACGGACAATGCGGGGGCGCTGGCGCTGTACGACGGCCTCGGCTTCGCGACGCACCACGCGTACCACCACTACCGGCGCGGGGCGGCCTCGTGACGTCGCCCTGGCGGGAGCAGTTCGCGGCGGAGGCGCGCGCGGAGCGGCCGGACCTGGCGGTGCTGTGCCTGCTGTTGGCGGCGGAGGCGGACCCGGAGCTCCTGGGGGTCCCCCCGGTCGAAGACTGGGGGAGCGTCATGGACTGGGCCCAGATCGAACTGGACCGGCTCGCCGGGATGCTGCCGTACGGGCTGCGGGGCGCGCGGGAGTGGGCGTCGGCGGTCACGGAACTGCTGGGCGGCCGGCTCGGCTTCCACGGCACCCCGGCCGACTACGACCGCCTCGAATCCTCCCTCCTGCACGAGGTGCTGCGGCGTCGGCGCGGCCTGCCGATCCTGCTGTCCGTGGTCTGGCTGGAGGTCGCCCGGCGGGCGGGGGCGCCGGTGTACGGGCTGGGCCTGCCGGGGCACTTCGTGGTGGGCTTCGGGGATCCGGATGAGGGTGTGGTGGTCGACCCGTTCGCGGGCGGCGCGTCGCTGGGCGCCGGCCCGGCGGAGCTGGCCTCCGGGCCGCGCAGCCCGGCCCGGACCCTGGACATCGTGCTCCGCATCCTGAACAACGTCCGCGCGTGGGCGTCGGCCCGCCCGGAGCACTCGGGGGTCGCACTGTGGGCCCTTGAGCTGTCGCTGCTGCTGCCGTCGCATCCGGCGGCGCTGCGGTACGACCGGGCGCGGCTGCTCGTGGAACGGGGGGCGTTCCTGGCGGGGGCGGCCGAGCTGGAGTCGTACGCGGACGTGGTGGCGGTGATCGACGCCGATGCGGCGGCCCGCATCCGCGCGGAGGCCGCGGCCGCCCGGGCCCTCCTGAACTGACCCGGCTCCCCGTCCCCGGGGCTCCGCCCCAGGAGGCCGCGGACGCGACGGTGCCCCCGCCCGGGGTCGTCCGGACGGGGGCACGGTCATGTGCGGGCGGGGCCTAGCCGACGTTGGTGTCGATGACCACGGTGCGCTCGGCCGTGGTCTTGCCGCGCAGGGCCTTGGTGAGGGCGCCGGCCACGTCCTGCGGGGTGACCGCGGTCTTGTCGCCGGTGCCGCGGGTGATCAGGACCCCGTCGAAGGTGTTCCCGTACGTGGCCTTGAGCGCGTCGAGGTCGAACTTCTCGACGAGGTGGCCGTCCACGGGCTGCATGCTGAGGATCTTGGGCAGGGACTTGGCGCCGAAGGCGATGGACTTGCCGCCCACCTTCACGACGGCGTTCGCGGACATGGCGGGCTCCGCGAACTCCTTCATCGCCCGGTCGATCTCGGCCTGGTCGATGGTCGGCGCCTTGGTGGTGACGGGCAGTTCGGGCACGGCCGGCTCGCCGGACTCGACCAGGTCGCGGAAGGCCTTGGCGACGATGGCGGCCGAGGCGTCGACGTCGAGGGCGGCGCCGGGCTTGCCGGGGACGGCCACGGCCTTGCCGGTGTCGAAGGTGATCGTCGCCTCGGTGGCGGTGCCGGAGGTTCCGGCGAGCTCCTGGAGGGCTACCTGGAGCTTCTCCTCGTCGACCGGCATCACGGGCTCGGCGACGCGCTCGTTGCCGAAGAGCGAGCCGATGACCGTCATCGGGTTGTAGTCGCTGCCGACCGCGTTGCGAACGGTGGTCTGGCTGTCCAGGCTCAGGCCCGCCTTCTCCGGCTTCAGCTCGACCTGCTTGCCGCCGACGCTGAACTGGAGCGGCGCGGCAGCGCGGCTGCCGAAGGCGGTCTGGAGCTTGGACACGGCCTCGTCGCGGCTGCCGCTGATGTCGACGCCGAGGACGGTGGTGCCCTTGGGGACGTCGGAGTGGTTCAGGAGCAGGCCCGCGCCGTAGGCCACGCCGAACAGGGCGATGACCGCGCCGCCGAACGGGACCACCTTGGAGCGGCGCTTCTTCTTGGCGGGGGCGGGCTTCCCCTGAGCGGCCCTCGGCTTCGGCTGGGCGGGCGCGAGGCGGGGGGCGGCCGGGTCGGATGCCGGGGGCGGGGTGTCCAGCCCGGGGCCGGGCCAGCGGGGTGCTTCCCCGGCGCCGGGACCGTCGAAGGGACCGCCCACGCCGGGGCCGCCAAGGGGGCCTCCGACACCGGGGCCGCCGACTCGGGGGCCGCCGACGGGCCCGCCGACCGGGCCGCTGCCGAAGTTGGGGCCCGCGGTGGGGCCGGCGGGGCCCGCGGTGCCGGTGGGGGCGAAGCCCGGGGGTACCTGCGCGCCGGGCATGGGAGCGCCGCCCGGCACGGGACCTCCGGGCATGGGAGCCCCGGGCATGGACCCGCCCGGCATGGGAGCCCCGGGCATGGACCCGCCCGGCATGGGAGCGCCCTGCATCGGGCCGCCGGGCATGGGAGCGCCCTGCATCGGGCCGCCGGGCGTCGGGCCGCCTTGCATCGGGCCGCCCTGCATCGGGCCCGCGCCGTGGCCGTGGCGGAGCTCCGGACCGGGTCCGGCGGGAGCCATGGGCCGCTGCGCGAAGCCGCCGCCGGGCATGCCCGGGGCAGCCGGCGGGACGGCCGCGGGCGGCGGCACCGAGCCGGGGGCCGAGGCGCCGGTGGGGCGGGACGGCAGCAGCGCGGGCCGCTGCGCCGGCTGCGGAGCCGGGGCGGGGGCCTGCGGGGCGGACCCCTTGCGGGGGGCGAACCAGTTGCTGGCCGTCTCCGCGGGTTCCGCGGCCGGCTCCTGCTCGGCCTCGATCCGGGTCGGCTGGGGCTTCGGCCGCTGCGCGAGGCCCGGTGCGGCGCCCCCAGGGGCCTGCGGGGCCCCCTGGGTCCGGCGCGGTGCCGGGTCGGGCGTCTGCTGCGCCGCTTCCGGCCGGGCCTCCGCCGAACCGTTGTCGGTACCCATCGCCTTGCGCACGACCACGGGCGGGATCGGCCGGGAACCCGGGATGTTGATACGGATCCGCGTCGTCAGCGTGGTCTCGGTCTTGGGTCCGTCGGAATCGGGCGTTGACGGGTTCGAGGTCACAGAGTTCTCCTCCGGGGTGTTCGCCGCGCCAGGTCCCGAGGGCACGGTCTGGCCGGTTCCATACGGCGGCGTACCCGAGGGGTAGGCGGCTCCACCGGACCGCTTGGGCCCGGAGGACGAACTGTCGGTTTCACGACTCAAGGCAGGTTCTCCCGGTTGGCTCCGCCGCCCGTCATACCGTGCGCGGGCAGCTCGGCGGCCCGTCCACCATACTGGCCGCCGCCCGGACGCAACTGACCCCCGGGATTCAGGGGTTCCCCGAAGCCCCCGCCGGACCCCTCCGGAGCGACCCGCGAGCCCCCGTGCGCCCCTCCCCCGTCACCTCTACCAAGTCCGACACCACGTCACTTGGCGGGCCGCCCGGCCGAAACCGATCCCTCCACCGGGCCGTGCATCGTGGCGCACATCACAGCGAGCACCGTTCCACCCAAAAGGTAGGCGTACATACCGATTCCGGACGAACTCAACAGGAAGTCGCCCTCGGGGCGCGGGGCTCCGAGCATCACGTACGAGAGGAACCAGCCGCCGGCCGCCCCGCCCACGCCGAGCCCGACGCCGAGGGCGATGCGGCCGCCGAGGAAGAGCCCGAGGACGGCCAGCAGGCCGAGCAGCAGCCCGCCGGGGAACCACAGGTCCAGCGCCAGCCAGCCGGCCAGGCCGGTCAGCACGCCGAGCACCAGCAGGCCCAGGGCGCCGGCGATCCGGCCCGGGGTCAGTGCCGCGGTCATGCCCCGACCCCCGCGAAGAGGTCGTGCTCGCGCCCGCCCGCCGTCACTCCCTGCTCGCCCGCGACGAGTTCGTAGTACTCGCGGGTGAACAGGGGCTGCGCGAGGTCGTTGGAGAGGGCGAAGAAGGTTCCGTCCACGGCGATCTGGGTGGCGTGGGCGCGCATCGCGGCCGCCTTCGCCGCCACCAGCTCCCGCGGGGCCTCGATCTCGGTGGTGATCCGCTCGTCGGCGACCACCCCGGGGATGTCCTGCGGGGCGGCGATCCCCGGGAACGGCGACTCGGCTCCGGCGGCGCGCAGTTCGGCGAAGCCCTCCTCGACCACCGAGAGCGGGACGCGGTTCCAGTAGACCTTCGCGATCCCGTGCGGCCGGCCCAGGTCGCGCCGGTAGGTGCCCTCGGCGGCCAGTTCGGCGGCGCGCGTGGCGACCCGGTGGGCCTGAATGTGGTCGGGGTGCCCGTATCCGCCGTTCGGGTCGTAGGTGACGAGCACCTGCGGGCGCACCTCGCGGATCACCTCGACGAGGTAGGCGGCGGCCTCGTCCACGTCGGCGGACCAGAAGGCCCCGGGGCGGGTGTTCTGCGGGGCGCCCATCATCCCGGAGTCCCGGAAGCGGCCGGGGCCGCCGAGGAACCGGTGGTCGGTGACGCCGAGTTCCGCCATGGCCTCGGCGAGCTCGCGAACGCGGTGGGCACCCAGGGTGTCGTCGCGGTCGGCCGCCAGGTGGGCGAGGCCGGGCGGGATGACCTCACCCTCCTCGCCGAGGGTGCAGGTCACCAGGGTGACGTGGGCGCCCTCGGCCGCGTACTTGGCCATGGTGACGCCGTTGTTGATCGACTCGTCGTCCGGGTGCGCGTGCACGAGGAGCAGCCGACGGGCGGGAAGACCGTTCATGGGCCTACCCTACGAGCTCGACCTCAGAACTTGAGGCCACTGATCATGCTCGCCACGTTGGACGTGAGCTGGCTGAGGGTCGGGGCGATGGTCGAGCTCGCCAGGTAGAAGCCGAGCAGTACGCAGACCACCGCGTGTCCCGCCTTCAGGCCCGACCTGCGGACCAGCAGGAAGACGACGATCGCCAGCAGCACCACGGCCGAGATCGAGAGTGCCACGGCGGTTCACCTCCACGTCGAGCGGACATCGGTACGCGCATTCGTGCTCGGCAGGACTCATACCCACCGTGCGCTACGGATCATAACTATCCGTACCAGCGCATCGATCGAATTCCGGCAGCACGAGGGGCGCACGCCGCGCATGGGCTGGGTCACACAGAAGGCCGGTCGGAGAGCTCCTAAGCCTCTCCGACCGGCTGTCGGCACCCGCACGGCCGCACGTCACACAGGCTGCATGCCCCAGATCTCGGGGCAGAAACGGTCAAGTTGCCTGCATGTTAACCGAGTTGCCCCTACGAGCTCCCCCACCACACGGGTCGGCCGGGGACGGCCGCGGGTGGCCGGAAATCATCGCCCGCTCGACGGCCACGGCGCGGCGGGGCGCATCCGGCGGGATCCGCTCGGCCGTGCGCCCCGAACGGCCGCCCTGCGCCGGGTCATACGCCCCCCGCGTCCCCGGTGCCGCCGGGCTGCTCCCCCGCGTCCTGCGGGGGCGACGGCGGCACCACCTGCTTCTCCGCCGCGAAGTGACAGGCCGAGGGGTGGGCCGCCGGGCCCGAGGGGAAGACCGCGGGGACGGCGAGCAGCGGCACCTCGTCCGTGCAGCGCTGCTGGGCCTTCCAGCAGCGGGTGCGGAAGGGGCAGCCCGAGGGCGGGTTGGCCGGGGACGGGACGTCGCCGCTGAGGATGATCCGCTCGCGGTGGGCGCGGGCCTGCGGGTCCGGGACGGGCACGGCCGACAGCAGCGCCTGGGTGTAGGGGTGCGTCGGGTGGTCGTAGATCTGCGCGTCGGTGCCGATCTCCACGATCCGGCCCAGGTACATCACGCCGACCCGGTCGGAGATGTGCCGGACGATCGACAGGTCGTGCGCGATGAACACGTAGGACAGGTCGAAGTCGCTCTGGAGCCGGTCCAGCAGGTTGATCACCTGGGCCTGGACGGAGACGTCGAGTGCGGAGACCGGCTCGTCGGCGACGATGATCTCGGGCTGGAGGGCGAGGCCGCGGGCGATGCCGATGCGCTGGCGCTGGCCGCCGGAGAACTGGTGCGGGTAGCGGTTGATGTACTCGGGGTTGAGGCCGACCACGTCGAGCAGCTCCTGCACCTTGCGGCGCCGGTCGCCCTTCGGGGCCACCTCGGGGTGGATCTCGTACGGCTCCCCGATGATGTCGCCGACCGTCATGCGTGGGTTCAGCGAGGTGTACGGGTCCTGGAACACCATCTGGATGTTGCGGCGCACGGCCTTGAGGGCCTTGCCCGACAGCTTCGTCAGGTCCTCGCCCTTGTACGAGATCGAGCCGGCCGTCGGGCGTTCCAGGTTGACCAGCATCTTGGCGACGGTGGACTTGCCGCAGCCGGACTCGCCGACGATGCCGAGGGTTTCGCCGGCCCGCAGGTCGAAGGAGACCCCGTCCACCGCCTTGACCGCGCCGACCTGCTTGCGGAAGACGATGCCCTGGGTCAGCGGGTAGTGCTTGACCAGGTCCTTCACTTCCAGCAGGGACTCAGCCATGGAGGCACTCCTTCCAGAAGTGGCAGGCGCTGGTCCGCTCCCCGGGCGACCCGGTCACCTCGTACAGCGGCGGGACGTCGGTGCGGCACACGGCCTGCGCCATCGGACAGCGCGGGTTGAAGGCGCAACCGGGCGGGATCCTGAGCAGGTTCGGCGGCAGGCCCTTGATGGCGTAGAGCTCCTGGCCCTTCTGGTCCAGGCGCGGGATGGAGTCCAGCAGGCCGCGGGTGTAGGGGTGGGCGGGGGCTTTGTAGATGGCGTGGACGGGGGCCGCCTCGACGATCCGGCCCGCGTACATGACGGCGATCTTGTCGGCCACGTCGGCGACGACGCCGAGGTCGTGGGTGATCAGGATCAGGCCCATGTTCAGCTCGCGCTGGAGCTCGGCCAGCAGGTCCATCACCTGCGCCTGGACGGTGACGTCGAGGGCGGTCGTCGGCTCGTCCGCGATGATCAGCGAGGGCTCCAGGGCCAGCGCCATGGCGATCATGATGCGCTGGCGCATGCCGCCCGAGAACTGGTGCGGGTAGTCGCCCACCCGCTCCTTCGCCGCCGGGATCTTCACCCGGTCCATCAGCTCGACGGCCTTGGCCTTGGCCTGCTTGCGGGACATCCCGCGGTGCACTTCGTACATCTCGCCGAGCTGCGCGCCCACGCTCAGCACCGGGTTCAGGGAGGACAGCGCGTCCTGGAAGATCATGGCCATCTCGGCGCCGCGGACCTTGCGCCGTTCGTCCTCCTTCATCTTCAGGAGGTCCTTGCCCTTGAACAGGATCTCGCCGCTCGTGATGCGGCCCGGCGGCATGTCCAGGATGCCCATCACCGCCTGGGCGGTCACCGACTTGCCGGACCCCGACTCGCCGAGCACGGCGAGGGTCTCGCCCTCGTCCACCGAGTAGTCGACACCGTTGACCGCCTTCGCGACTCCGTCGCGCGTCTTGAATTCCACGTGCAGGTCGCGGACTTCGAGCAGCATGTGCGGGGCTCCTCAGCGCAGCTTGGGGTCGAGGGCGTCGCGCACCGCGTCGCCGAGCATGATGAAGGCGAGCACTGTGAGGCTCAGCGCGCCCGCCGGCCACAGCAGCATGTGCGGGGCGTTGCGGATCTGCGAGGCGGCGTTGGAGATGTCGATGCCCCAGGAGACGGTGGGCGGTCGCAGGCCCACGCCGAGGAAGGACAGGGTGGCCTCCAGGGCGATGTACGTGCCCAGGGCGATCGTGGCGACGACGATGACGGGTGCGATGGCGTTGGGCGCCACGTGCCGCAGCAGCATCCGGCCGTTGCCCGCGCCGAGGGCCCGGGCGGCCTGGACGTAGTCGTTCTGTTTGGCGGTGATCACCGAGCCGCGGGCGATGCGGGCGATCTGCGGCCAGCCCAGCAGCACGATGAAGCCGACGACGGGCCAGACGGTGGTGCTGGTGACGACGGACAGGAAGACCAGGCCGCCGAGGACCACGGGGATGCCGAAGAAGATGTCGGCGACCCGGGAGAGCAGCGAGTCTCCCCAGCCCCCGAAGAAGCCGGCGAGCCCGCCGAGGAGGGAGCCGAGCAGGGCGGCGCCGAGGGTGGCGCAGACGCCGACGGTGATGGAGGCGCGGGCTCCGTAGACGGTGCGGGTGTACACGTCGCAGCCCTGGGTGTCGTAGCCGAAGGGGTGGCCCGGGGACGAGCCCTGCTGCGATTTGGACAGGTCGCACTGGAGCGGGTCGCCGCTCGCGATGAGCTGGGGCCAGATCGAGATGACGACGAGGAAGAGGATCAGCAGGGAGGAGAGGAGGAAGACGGGGTTGCGGCGCAGCTGGTGCCAGGCGTCCGACCACAGCGAACGGGCCTTCTCGGAGGGGCCGGCGGGCCCCGGGGGGCCGGGCACCTTCTCCAGGCTTTCGGCCTCTTCCAGGGCCAGATCCATCACTCCACCCTGACCGGTCGGGGACATCGCCTCGTGCGGCCGGGGACCGACGGGGTCGTAGCCGTGCTCTTCGGGGCGCTCGGGACGCTCGGGGTCGGGCTCAGGCATAACGGATCCTCGGGTCCAGGACCGCGTAGAGCAGGTCGACCAGCAGGTTCGCCAGCAGGAAGACGATGACGAGGATGGTCACGAAGCCGACCACCGTGGGTGAGTTGTTGCGCAGGATGCCCTGGTAGAGCTGGTAGCCGACGCCGTGGATGTTGAAGATCCGCTCGGTGACGATGGCCCCGCCCATCAGGGCGCCGATGTCGGTGCCGATGAAGGTGACCACCGGGATCAGGGAATTGCGCAGCAGGTGCCGGGTGATGACCCGGCGCCGCGGCAGGCCCTTGGCGACGGCGGTGCGGACGTAGTCGGCCTTGACGTTCTCGGCGATGGAGGTGCGGGTCAGCCGGGTGACGTAGGCGAGTGAGACCAGCGCGAGCACGATGCCGGGCAGGATCAGCTCGCTGAAGGGGGCGTCCGGGGAGACGGTGGGCCGTACCCAGCCCCATTTGACGCCGAAGACGAACTGGAGCAGGTAGCCCGTCACGAAGGTGGGCACGGAGATCACCACGAGGGTCATCACCAGCACCGAGGTGTCGACGGCCTTGCCCCGGCGCAGTCCGCTGACCACACCGAGGGTGATGCCGATGACGATCTCGAAGAAGATCGCGACGATGGTCAGGCGCAGGGTGACGGGGAAGGCCGAGGCCATCAGCTCGGTGACGGGCTGGCCGTTGAAGGCGGTGCCGAAGTCGCCCTGGAAGATCTGGCCCATGTAGTGCAGGTACTGCTTCCACAGGGGCTGGTCGAGGTAGAGGTCCTTGCGGATGCGCGCGGCGGTGGCGGGGTCGGGGGCCTTGTCGCCGAAGAGGGCCGCGACCGGGTCGCCGAGCGCGTACACCATGAAGAAGATCAGGAACGTGCTGCCGATGAACACCGGGATCATCTGGAGCAGCCGCCGGATCACATAACGTCCCATGGACTGCTCCAGGATCGATCCGAAGGTCGGTCAGCTGACCTTGATCTGGTCGTAGACCGGGACGCTGAACTGGTTGAGCGTCACGTCCGAGATCCGCTCGGAGTAGCCGGCGCTGCCGTTCTGGTACCAGAGCGGGATCGACGGCATCTGCTCGGCGAGGATCTTCTCGGCTTCCTGGAACGTGGCGGTCGCCTTGGCCGCGTCGCTCTCACGGTTCGCCTCGTCGACGAGCTTGTCGAACTCCGGGTTGCTGAACTTCCCGTAGTTGGAGGAGGCGCCGGTGTAGTACAGCGGCTGCAGGAAGTTCTGGATCAGCGGGTAGTCGGCCTGCCAGCCGGAGCGGAAGGGGCCGGTCAGCTTGTAGGAGCTCTGCTGGTTGCGGAAGTCGGCGAACGTGCCGACCGGGTTGACCGTGCAGACCGGGCCCTCGCCCAGCGCGTTGTTGATGCTGTTGCAGACGGCGTCCATCCACTCGCGGTGCGAGCCGGTGTCCACGTTCGAGGTCAGCGTGACCTTGCCGCCGGGGAGTCCGCCGCCCTCCGCGATGAGCTTCTTGGCCTCGGCCGGGTCGAAGACGCAGGCGTCGCCGCAGACCGTGGCGGAGAAGCCGCCCTTCTCGCCGAGGGCCGGCGAGGTCCAGTCCTTGGCGGGGGTGCGGGTCTCGCGGAAGATCTGCTGGGTGATCTCGTCGCGGTTGATCGCCCGCGAGATGCCCTGGCGGACCTTCTCCGAGCCCGCCTTGCTCCACTGGGGGTCGTACAGCGGGAAGGTGAGGGTCTGGATGATGAGGGCCGGCTGGTTGATGTACCGGTCGCCGAGGTCGTTCTTGACGTTCTTCAGCTGCTGCGCCGGGACGTCGTCGACGAGGTCGAGGTTGCCGGAGATCAGGTCGGTGTAGGCGGTGTTGTTGTCGGTGTAGACCTTCAGGTCCACTCCGTTGTTCTGCGCCTTGTCCTCGCCGGTGTACGCGTCCCACTTGCGCAGCTTCATCCCGGTGCCCTTGGTGTACGAGTCCACCGTGTACGGGCCGTTGCCGACGGGCTTGTTCAGCCAGCCGGCGTGGTCGGTGAAGAAGGCCTTGGGCAGCGGGGAGAAGGCCTGGTAGCCGAGGGTCTCGGGCCAGGTGGAGAACTTGTCCTTCAGGGCGACCGTGAAGGTCTTGGGGTCCTTGACGACCAGTCCGGACATCGTCTTGGACTTCGGCTCGCCGGACTCCGGGTGCACGTCCGCGTAGCCGACGATGTCGGCGAAGAACGGCGAGTTGTTCTGCTTGTTGCGCACGTCCGCGCCGTAGTTCCACGCGTCCACGAAGGACTGGGCGGTGACGGGCTCGTCGTTGCTGAACTTCCAGCCGTCCTTCAGCGTGATCGTGAAGTTCTGGCTGTCGGTCGTCTCGATCTTCTCGGCGAGCATGTTGTTGGCCTCGCCCGTCTTCGGGTCGTACCGCTTCAGACCCCGGAAGAGCATGTCGAGGACCTTGCCGCCCTGCACCTCGTTGGTGTTGGCCGGCTCCAGCGGGTTCTGCGGGTCACCCCACGAGGAGCTGACGATTCCCGCGCCACCGCCCCCGCCGCTGTCGCTGTCCCCACCGCAGGCCGTCGCCGCGAGGGCGACGGCCACCGCACAAGCGGCCCACTTGGCGTGGGTGGCTCCGCGCATGAAGTGCCTCCTATGGTCCCAAGACTCGCTTGGGGCCAATGTCACCCGTTATGGGGTTCCCCGCACTTCTGGTTGGACCGATTGCACCCGTGCGTCCGCCGCCTGTCACCCGTGCGAGTGCAAAGGCAGCTCCCAGGTTTCCACCGCGTAGTGCAGGCCCATGCCGTGCGCCTCGTACAGGGCGAGGGCGCCGGTCTCGTTGTGGGTGTCCACGCCGAGGCCCACGGTGTCCCGGCCGCGGGCCGCGTAGACGGCGAAGCCGTGGCGCAGCAGGAAACCGCCGATGCCGCGGGCCCGCGCGTCCTCGCGCACGCCGAGGTGGCTGACCCAGCCCATGCTGGTGCGGTCGTCGCGGGTGAGGAGTACAGCTACGTCGCCGAGCTCGGGCAGGCTCGCGATCCACACCAGGGACCAGTCGAGCTCCCGGGCGTCGAGGTGGTCCAGCCAGGGCTCGTAGGCGCGCTCCACATGGCCGTAGTGCGCGGCGAAGGTCTCCTCTACGAGGGCGTGGGCCCGGCGGCGGTCGGCCTCGTCGGCGCCGCAGTGGCGCAGGACGAGCCCCTGCGCCGGGACCGGGGGGAGGTCGGCGGCCGGGTCGAGGGCGCGGGTCAGCACGTGGTAGCGGCGGACACCGCGGTAGCCGCGTGCGGTCAGCAGGGAGAGGTCGAGGGTGGGCTTCACGTTGAGCTGGATCCGCAGCCGGGCCGGCTCCGCCGGGGCGGCGGCGGCCAGCTCGCGGGCCCGGGCTTCCATGAGTTCCAGCAGGCGTTCGGCGGCTTCGGAGTGCTCCGGTCCCGGCAGCACGTAGTGGTCCCCGTCGACGCGGCCGGGGCCGGAGTCGTTCCAGACCAGGGCGTAGGCCACGAGCCGGCCGTCCCGGAAGGCGAGCCAGGAGTCGGTGGCCAGGTCGATCTCGGGGTGGTTGAGGTCGGCCTCGACGGTGCCGAGGTCGGTCTCGGGTCTGCCGATCTCGATGATGTCGACGGCGTTGAGCAGGGCGCAGATCTCGGACGCGTCCCCGGGCCCTGCGGGCCGGACGGTGAGCGGCGGGTGCGGTTCACGCATCCGCTCACTGTCCGGGGGCGCGGGGTGCGAGCGCAACCGCCTTTGCCCGCGGCGCCGCCGCCGGGGCTCCGCCCCGGACCCCGCGCCTCAAACGCCGGCGAGGCTGAGATGCGCCCGCGCCGGCCCCCGTAGGAAACGGCAGGGCGCCCGGCACCGGAGGAATCCGGTGCCGGGCGCCCTGAACGCCGTACGGCAGCGTGCTGCGCGCCGAGCGCCACGCGGGATCAGACGGCCAGAATGGCCCGCTCCTCCGCGAAGTGGCACGCCGACTCGTGCGCCGCGTGCGTGTCCTGGCCCTGGAAGCGGGTCGGGATCGCCAGCAGCGGCTCCTCGGTGGAGCACTTGTCCTGGGCCTTCCAGCAGCGGGTGCGGAAGCGGCAGCCCGACGGCGGGTTGGCCGGGGACGGGACGTCACCGGTGAGGATGATCCGCTCGCGGTTCTCGCGGACCTCGGGGTCCGGGACCGGGACCGCCGACAGCAGCGCCTGGGTGTAGGGGTGCGTCGGGTGGTCGTAGATCTGCGCGTCCGTGCCGATCTCGGCCATCTTGCCGAGGTACATGACGCCCACGCGGTCCGAGATGTGCCGGACGATCGACAGGTCGTGCGCGATGAAGACGTAGGAGAGGTTGAACTCGTCCTGCAGCTTCTCCATCAGGTTGATGACCTGCGCCTGCACCGACACGTCGAGCGCGGAGACCGGCTCGTCGCAGATGATGATCTCCGGGTTGAGCGCGAGGCCGCGGGCAATGCCGATGCGCTGGCGCTGACCGCCGGAGAACTGGTGCGGGTAGCGGTTGATGTACTCCGGGTTCAGACCCACGACGTCCAGGAGCTCCTGGACCTTGCGGCGCCGGTCGCCCTTCGGAGCCACCTCGGGGTGGATCTCGTACGGCTCCCCGATGATGTCACCGACCGT
This genomic window from Streptomyces sp. NBC_01351 contains:
- a CDS encoding GNAT family N-acetyltransferase, whose translation is MEFTAGGLLEVRITPADVGKRVSVRRVEGGLSGSPEFTDTVGVLTSWDQGVLVITRKNGQSVRIAESLLVAGKVVPPAPARRRGPAASFEELSRIAARSWQPLESEPLGGWTLRAAAGFTRRANSVLPLGDPGIPLDDALARVTSWYAERGLPAYVQAATGAAGTQELLCAKLERRGWVSEVSAEVRIGALAPVADVEAPAAGSVRLTRVPDEEWLGRYGKVTDPDLARRMLVEGPSVWFAALPGGRAIGRLVVDGRWAGFAAVTVDPEHRRAGLATAVMAALAGKALEEGASAAWLQVETDNAGALALYDGLGFATHHAYHHYRRGAAS
- a CDS encoding peptidoglycan binding domain-containing protein, producing MTSNPSTPDSDGPKTETTLTTRIRINIPGSRPIPPVVVRKAMGTDNGSAEARPEAAQQTPDPAPRRTQGAPQAPGGAAPGLAQRPKPQPTRIEAEQEPAAEPAETASNWFAPRKGSAPQAPAPAPQPAQRPALLPSRPTGASAPGSVPPPAAVPPAAPGMPGGGFAQRPMAPAGPGPELRHGHGAGPMQGGPMQGGPTPGGPMQGAPMPGGPMQGAPMPGGSMPGAPMPGGSMPGAPMPGGPVPGGAPMPGAQVPPGFAPTGTAGPAGPTAGPNFGSGPVGGPVGGPRVGGPGVGGPLGGPGVGGPFDGPGAGEAPRWPGPGLDTPPPASDPAAPRLAPAQPKPRAAQGKPAPAKKKRRSKVVPFGGAVIALFGVAYGAGLLLNHSDVPKGTTVLGVDISGSRDEAVSKLQTAFGSRAAAPLQFSVGGKQVELKPEKAGLSLDSQTTVRNAVGSDYNPMTVIGSLFGNERVAEPVMPVDEEKLQVALQELAGTSGTATEATITFDTGKAVAVPGKPGAALDVDASAAIVAKAFRDLVESGEPAVPELPVTTKAPTIDQAEIDRAMKEFAEPAMSANAVVKVGGKSIAFGAKSLPKILSMQPVDGHLVEKFDLDALKATYGNTFDGVLITRGTGDKTAVTPQDVAGALTKALRGKTTAERTVVIDTNVG
- the mshB gene encoding N-acetyl-1-D-myo-inositol-2-amino-2-deoxy-alpha-D-glucopyranoside deacetylase, which gives rise to MNGLPARRLLLVHAHPDDESINNGVTMAKYAAEGAHVTLVTCTLGEEGEVIPPGLAHLAADRDDTLGAHRVRELAEAMAELGVTDHRFLGGPGRFRDSGMMGAPQNTRPGAFWSADVDEAAAYLVEVIREVRPQVLVTYDPNGGYGHPDHIQAHRVATRAAELAAEGTYRRDLGRPHGIAKVYWNRVPLSVVEEGFAELRAAGAESPFPGIAAPQDIPGVVADERITTEIEAPRELVAAKAAAMRAHATQIAVDGTFFALSNDLAQPLFTREYYELVAGEQGVTAGGREHDLFAGVGA
- a CDS encoding DUF6113 family protein, translated to MTAALTPGRIAGALGLLVLGVLTGLAGWLALDLWFPGGLLLGLLAVLGLFLGGRIALGVGLGVGGAAGGWFLSYVMLGAPRPEGDFLLSSSGIGMYAYLLGGTVLAVMCATMHGPVEGSVSAGRPAK
- a CDS encoding transglutaminase-like domain-containing protein, which codes for MTSPWREQFAAEARAERPDLAVLCLLLAAEADPELLGVPPVEDWGSVMDWAQIELDRLAGMLPYGLRGAREWASAVTELLGGRLGFHGTPADYDRLESSLLHEVLRRRRGLPILLSVVWLEVARRAGAPVYGLGLPGHFVVGFGDPDEGVVVDPFAGGASLGAGPAELASGPRSPARTLDIVLRILNNVRAWASARPEHSGVALWALELSLLLPSHPAALRYDRARLLVERGAFLAGAAELESYADVVAVIDADAAARIRAEAAAARALLN